One Thermodesulfovibrionia bacterium genomic window, TTTCCCGTTAGGAGCTACAACAGTAACTTGGACAGTAACCGATCGTAGTGGAAACAGCAATACGGCAACACAAATAGTAACCGTGTTGGATACTCAAAATCCAACCATTGCAACATTGGCTGCCACAAGTGTAAATGCTGATGCAGGCGTATGTACGTATGCAAGTTCTCAATTAACGAAGCCTTCAGCGGCAGATAATTGTAGCGTGATAGTTACAGCTTCTCCTGCAAGTTTGACCTTAGGTTCCAATACCGTGACCTGGACTGCAACCGATGGTAGCGGGAACACCGCGACTTCTACTCAAACAGTAACTGTTGTAGATATTCAAATGCCGACCATAGCCGTATCAACCGTTTTGGTTTCTGCAAATGCGTCTTGTAGCGCAACAGGTGTTGATTTAGGAACACCAACAACAACCGATAATTGTTCGGTGGCTTTGGTTGCAAACGATGCTCCTGCAATTTTCGAATTGGGAAACACAACCGTAATTTGGACCGTAACCGATGGCAGTGGAAACACCGCAACGGCTAATCAAACCGTAACGGTGGTTGATGATCAAAACCCAACCGTAGAAACTTTGGCTGACATCAGCTTGAATGCAGATGCAGGTATTTGTTCCTACGCAAGTTCTCAATTAACCGCTCCTACTGCCGCAGATAATTGCAGCGTGGCAAGTGTTGTCGTGTCTCCGGCAAGTTTGGCTTTGGGTTCTAATCTAGTAACTTGGACAGTAACCGATGGTAGTGGTAATGTTACTACTTCTACTCAAAACGTTACCATTTTAGACGTAATAAATCCTGTTATTACTTGCCTTGAAAACATAGACGTCTATACAGACGCAAGCAGTTGTGGAGCTATTGTTAGTTATGCTTTGCCTGTGGTTACAGATAATTGCAATTCTAATGCAGCTTCTAATTTAATTTCAAACGGAAGTTTTGAGTCTGGTTTTTCTAATTGGACAATCAACGACGGTACTGGCACAAGTGGCTGTAACCAACCTTGGATTGCAACTACAACAGGATCAATGTGTAATTCTGTCGCCAGCCCTATCGATGGAACAAATGCGGCATATACTGCATTTGATGGCAGTGGCCCAACAGCATATACAATGAGCCAACAGATTACTATTCCTTCCGGATTTTCTGCAGCTAATTTAAACTGGTTAGAAACTTATAGTATGAATTATAGTAATACTCAGAGAACATTTAGTATTGATCTTTAT contains:
- a CDS encoding HYR domain-containing protein; translated protein: FPLGATTVTWTVTDRSGNSNTATQIVTVLDTQNPTIATLAATSVNADAGVCTYASSQLTKPSAADNCSVIVTASPASLTLGSNTVTWTATDGSGNTATSTQTVTVVDIQMPTIAVSTVLVSANASCSATGVDLGTPTTTDNCSVALVANDAPAIFELGNTTVIWTVTDGSGNTATANQTVTVVDDQNPTVETLADISLNADAGICSYASSQLTAPTAADNCSVASVVVSPASLALGSNLVTWTVTDGSGNVTTSTQNVTILDVINPVITCLENIDVYTDASSCGAIVSYALPVVTDNCNSNAASNLISNGSFESGFSNWTINDGTGTSGCNQPWIATTTGSMCNSVASPIDGTNAAYTAFDGSGPTAYTMSQQITIPSGFSAANLNWLETYSMNYSNTQRTFSIDLYDATNTVLIANLNSQALPFNGNIPWTPFSTDVTSVITSQIGNTVTLRVSAIVPQTLTGPGAFGFDNVSLDITGGGVQLEQTAGLASGSLFPIGTTTNTFLATDGSGNTSTCSFDVIVTDNEKPNVL